One Tessaracoccus lacteus DNA window includes the following coding sequences:
- the mfd gene encoding transcription-repair coupling factor translates to MKYPGLLGELEADRGFAATIADSRRSGVTALDVTAVTSFFPLLSSAIAEGSGGTVLIVTSTYREAEQLTAEVGALLGPDQVEYYPAWETLPHERLSPRADTVGRRLAVLRRLAGFDGDIPRVVIAPVRSVLQPQVRGLADMTPVQIGVGDSYELSRLLNDLVGAAYNRVDLVERRGEFAVRGGIVDIFPPTAEHPVRIEFFGDEVDEIRYFTVADQRSTGESAKSIVAPPCRELLLTEAVRDRARRLSAQHPELSDLLDRVAEGHAQEGMEALIPALVDGLELLVDVLPKGSIVLASQPELIRARAAELVATSQEFLEASWAAAAGGGTSPIDLGASAYWTLADVRMHALEIGLRWWSMSPFAADDQGAYPSTGSGLDADSVYSRTLAVHPSEPFHGDVAVATQHVARRVKDGWRVIVAVEGRGLAQRLIELLDEAGVRAAIGDLEGPPAPGSVTVVLATLRQGWRADEARIEVLTSAELTGQAAVDKVERKLPSRRKATIQPLELKAGDPVVHESHGVGRFVELVSRTIQGATRDYLVIEYAPSKRGQPGDRLFVPMDQLDQLSRYVGSESPTLDKMGGADWTKRKAKARKAVREISGELIKLYAARQATKGHAFGPDTAWQRELEDAFSYVETPDQLSAITEVKADMEKLVPMDRLICGDVGYGKTEIAVRAAFKAVQDGKQVAVLVPTTLLVTQHYATFASRFAGFPVRVAQLSRFQSDAEARKVVDGIANGKVDVVIGTHRLLSKEMQFKDLGLVIIDEEQRFGVEHKERLKAMRVNVDVLSMSATPIPRTLEIAITGIREMSVIATPPEERHPVLTFAGPYDDAQVKAALRRELAREGQAFFVHNRVGTIEKTAARLRELVPEARIATAHGQMSEARLEQVMQDFWERNTDVLVCTTIVEAGLNIQSANTLIIDRADMMGLSQLHQLRGRVGRSRERGYAYFLYPADKPLSEASHERLATMAANTDLGAGMAIAMRDLELRGAGNLLGEDQSGHIEGVGFDMYLRMVGEAVANYRGDAGEPEPTMRVEIPVDAHLPEDYITSERLRLEMYKQIAEIRTEADIEGVLAELVDRYGEPPQAVVSLLGVARLRNLAREHGIQEIVPQGKVVRLAPLSLPESRQLRLKRLYPGSTVKSAVDQILVPKPADGDYLGWATTLITQLFA, encoded by the coding sequence GTGAAGTACCCGGGACTGCTCGGAGAACTCGAGGCCGACCGCGGCTTCGCGGCGACGATCGCCGACTCCAGGCGCAGCGGCGTCACCGCGCTCGACGTGACCGCCGTCACCTCCTTCTTCCCCCTGCTCAGCTCCGCCATCGCCGAGGGTTCCGGCGGCACCGTCCTGATCGTCACCTCCACCTACCGCGAGGCAGAACAGCTCACCGCCGAGGTCGGCGCCCTGCTCGGCCCCGACCAGGTCGAGTACTACCCCGCCTGGGAGACCCTGCCCCACGAGCGCCTCTCCCCGCGCGCCGACACCGTCGGCCGACGACTCGCGGTGCTCCGCAGGCTCGCCGGATTCGACGGTGACATCCCCCGGGTCGTGATCGCGCCCGTCCGCTCGGTGCTGCAGCCCCAGGTCCGCGGCCTCGCCGACATGACCCCCGTCCAGATCGGGGTGGGGGACAGCTACGAGCTCTCCCGCCTGCTGAACGACCTCGTCGGCGCCGCCTACAACCGCGTCGACCTCGTCGAGCGGCGCGGCGAGTTCGCCGTCCGCGGCGGCATCGTCGACATCTTCCCGCCGACCGCCGAACACCCGGTGCGCATCGAGTTCTTCGGCGACGAGGTCGACGAGATCCGCTACTTCACCGTCGCCGACCAGCGCTCGACGGGGGAGTCCGCGAAGAGCATCGTCGCCCCGCCGTGCCGCGAGCTGCTGCTCACCGAAGCCGTCCGCGACCGCGCCCGCCGGCTCTCCGCACAGCACCCCGAGCTCAGCGACCTGCTCGACCGCGTCGCCGAGGGGCACGCGCAGGAGGGTATGGAGGCCCTGATCCCCGCGCTGGTCGACGGCCTCGAGCTGCTCGTCGACGTGCTGCCCAAGGGGTCGATCGTGCTGGCCTCGCAGCCGGAGCTGATCCGCGCCCGTGCCGCCGAACTCGTCGCCACCAGCCAGGAGTTCCTCGAGGCCAGCTGGGCCGCGGCCGCCGGCGGCGGCACCTCACCCATCGATCTGGGCGCCTCCGCCTACTGGACCCTGGCGGACGTGCGCATGCATGCGCTGGAAATCGGGCTGCGCTGGTGGTCCATGTCGCCCTTCGCCGCCGACGACCAGGGCGCCTACCCCTCGACAGGCTCAGGGCTTGACGCCGACTCCGTCTACTCCCGCACCCTGGCCGTCCACCCCTCCGAGCCCTTCCACGGCGACGTCGCCGTCGCGACGCAGCACGTGGCCCGCAGGGTCAAGGACGGCTGGCGGGTCATCGTCGCCGTCGAGGGCCGCGGCCTCGCGCAGCGTCTCATCGAACTGCTCGACGAGGCGGGCGTCCGTGCCGCGATCGGCGACCTCGAGGGGCCGCCGGCCCCCGGCTCCGTCACGGTCGTCCTGGCGACGCTGCGGCAGGGCTGGCGCGCCGACGAGGCCCGCATCGAGGTCCTCACCTCTGCCGAGCTGACCGGCCAGGCGGCCGTCGACAAGGTCGAACGCAAGCTGCCCAGCCGCCGCAAGGCCACCATCCAGCCGCTCGAGCTGAAGGCGGGCGACCCCGTCGTGCACGAGTCCCACGGCGTCGGCCGGTTCGTCGAGCTCGTCAGCCGCACGATCCAGGGCGCCACCCGCGACTACCTCGTCATCGAGTACGCGCCCAGCAAACGCGGCCAACCCGGCGACCGGCTGTTCGTCCCGATGGACCAGCTCGACCAGCTCAGCCGCTACGTGGGCTCGGAGTCCCCGACGCTCGACAAGATGGGCGGCGCCGACTGGACCAAGCGCAAGGCGAAGGCCCGCAAGGCCGTCCGGGAGATCTCCGGTGAGCTCATCAAGCTCTACGCCGCCCGCCAGGCCACCAAGGGCCACGCGTTCGGCCCCGACACCGCGTGGCAGCGGGAACTCGAGGACGCGTTCAGCTACGTCGAGACCCCGGACCAGCTCTCCGCCATCACCGAGGTGAAGGCCGACATGGAGAAGCTCGTCCCAATGGACCGCCTCATCTGCGGCGACGTCGGCTACGGCAAGACCGAGATCGCCGTGCGCGCCGCGTTCAAGGCCGTGCAGGACGGCAAGCAGGTCGCCGTGCTCGTGCCGACGACGCTGCTCGTCACGCAGCACTACGCCACGTTCGCGTCCCGCTTCGCCGGGTTCCCCGTGCGCGTCGCGCAGTTGTCGCGCTTCCAGAGCGACGCCGAGGCCCGCAAGGTCGTCGACGGCATCGCCAACGGCAAGGTCGACGTCGTCATCGGCACCCATCGCCTGCTCAGCAAGGAGATGCAGTTCAAGGACCTCGGCCTGGTCATCATCGACGAGGAGCAGCGCTTCGGCGTCGAGCACAAGGAACGCCTGAAGGCCATGCGGGTCAACGTCGATGTCCTGTCGATGTCCGCCACGCCGATCCCGCGCACGCTCGAGATCGCCATCACGGGCATCCGGGAGATGAGCGTCATCGCGACCCCGCCCGAGGAGCGCCACCCCGTCCTGACGTTCGCCGGGCCCTACGACGACGCACAGGTCAAGGCCGCCCTGCGCCGCGAGCTCGCCCGCGAGGGCCAGGCGTTCTTCGTGCACAACCGCGTCGGCACGATCGAGAAGACCGCGGCCCGGCTGCGAGAGCTCGTCCCCGAGGCTCGTATCGCGACGGCGCACGGGCAGATGAGCGAGGCGCGCCTCGAGCAGGTCATGCAGGACTTCTGGGAGCGCAACACTGACGTGCTGGTCTGCACCACCATCGTCGAGGCGGGTCTGAACATCCAGAGCGCCAACACGCTGATCATCGACCGCGCCGATATGATGGGCCTGTCGCAGCTGCACCAGCTCCGCGGCCGCGTCGGCAGGTCCCGCGAGCGCGGCTACGCCTACTTCCTGTACCCGGCCGACAAGCCGCTGTCGGAGGCCTCCCACGAGCGCCTCGCGACCATGGCCGCCAACACCGACCTGGGCGCCGGCATGGCCATCGCCATGCGCGACCTGGAGCTCCGCGGCGCAGGCAACCTCCTGGGCGAGGACCAGTCCGGCCACATCGAGGGCGTCGGCTTCGACATGTACCTGCGCATGGTCGGCGAGGCCGTCGCCAACTACCGCGGCGACGCGGGCGAACCCGAGCCGACGATGCGGGTCGAGATCCCCGTCGACGCGCACCTGCCGGAGGACTACATCACCTCGGAGCGGCTGCGCCTCGAGATGTACAAGCAGATCGCCGAGATCCGCACCGAGGCAGACATCGAGGGCGTGCTGGCCGAGCTGGTCGACCGGTACGGCGAGCCGCCCCAGGCCGTGGTGTCGCTCCTGGGCGTCGCCCGGCTGCGGAACCTGGCCCGCGAGCACGGCATCCAGGAGATCGTCCCGCAGGGCAAGGTCGTGCGCCTGGCGCCGCTCAGCCTGCCGGAGTCGCGGCAGCTGCGCCTGAAGCGCCTGTACCCGGGCTCGACCGTGAAGTCCGCCGTCGACCAGATCCTCGTCCCGAAGCCCGCCGACGGCGACTACCTCGGGTGGGCGACCACGCTCATCACGCAGCTGTTCGCGTGA
- the pth gene encoding aminoacyl-tRNA hydrolase, with amino-acid sequence MSTSPYLLVGLGNPGPTYEFTRHNVGFWAVADLADRYGSSFSLNSRQRAEVASVVVPGTTTKLICVKPTTFMNDSGVAVKAIAAFHKIPVDHVIVLHDELDLDPGRLRVKKGGGDNGHNGLKSIRAHLGSGDFYRVRIGIGRPPGRQSAADYVLNKLKPADLDAMRVDAAIGADAALSIIRHGLDATQNTFNR; translated from the coding sequence GTGAGCACTTCCCCCTATCTCCTGGTCGGGCTCGGTAACCCGGGCCCGACCTACGAGTTCACCCGGCACAACGTCGGGTTCTGGGCCGTAGCGGACCTCGCGGACCGCTACGGTTCCTCCTTTTCCCTGAACTCGAGGCAGCGCGCCGAGGTCGCATCCGTCGTCGTCCCTGGGACGACGACCAAGCTCATCTGTGTGAAGCCCACGACGTTCATGAACGACTCGGGCGTGGCGGTCAAGGCGATCGCCGCGTTCCACAAGATCCCCGTCGACCACGTGATCGTGCTGCACGACGAGCTGGACCTCGACCCCGGCAGACTCCGGGTCAAGAAGGGCGGAGGCGACAACGGCCACAACGGCCTGAAGTCCATCCGCGCGCACCTGGGCAGCGGCGACTTCTACCGCGTCCGGATCGGCATCGGCCGCCCGCCGGGCAGGCAGTCGGCCGCCGACTACGTGCTGAACAAGCTGAAGCCGGCCGACCTCGACGCCATGCGCGTCGACGCGGCCATCGGGGCCGACGCGGCGCTGTCGATCATCCGCCACGGCCTCGACGCGACGCAGAACACGTTCAACCGCTGA
- a CDS encoding 50S ribosomal protein L25/general stress protein Ctc produces MADNKLSATTRTEFGKGAARRLRRAGSTPAVLYGHGTDPVHLALPARETFLALRTANVLLEITVDDAKKPVLALPKQVHRDPILPAIEHVDLLLVKAGEKVEVEVALVLEGEAARGALVNHDLTALSVLAPATDIPTELTVSVEGLEIGQHLTVADIKLPEGVETTVDGETLVLSIVPVPTEEPADEAAEGEADEAAEAAE; encoded by the coding sequence ATGGCTGACAACAAGCTTTCCGCCACCACCCGCACCGAGTTCGGCAAGGGCGCCGCCCGTCGCCTGCGTCGCGCCGGCTCGACCCCCGCCGTCCTCTACGGCCACGGCACCGATCCGGTCCACCTCGCCCTCCCGGCGCGCGAGACCTTCCTGGCCCTGCGCACCGCCAATGTCCTGCTCGAGATCACCGTCGACGACGCCAAGAAGCCCGTCCTCGCGCTGCCCAAGCAGGTCCACCGCGACCCGATCCTCCCCGCCATCGAGCACGTCGACCTCCTGCTGGTGAAGGCCGGCGAGAAGGTCGAGGTCGAGGTCGCGCTGGTGCTCGAGGGTGAGGCCGCCCGGGGCGCGCTGGTCAACCACGACCTCACCGCTCTGTCGGTCCTCGCGCCGGCCACCGACATCCCCACCGAGCTCACCGTCTCGGTCGAGGGCCTCGAGATCGGCCAGCACCTGACCGTCGCCGACATCAAGCTCCCCGAGGGCGTCGAGACCACGGTCGACGGCGAGACCCTTGTCCTCTCCATCGTGCCCGTTCCCACCGAGGAGCCCGCCGACGAGGCCGCCGAGGGTGAGGCCGACGAGGCCGCCGAAGCCGCCGAGTGA
- a CDS encoding ABC transporter permease: MWREAVSELRLHPSRFVATLLAIAISVGFIAAISVFINSQQNAMGKQAALPISTSDAVIALPEGGGAQAAELAGAVDGVASVDPVPTGAVSFLSKGDRSVTTELYPVPAEHVRWSRLVDGAYPASDDELALSEAAARELGAAIGDTVDLEGMDQPMRLVGLTDDPMSLFTVIGYVAPYADGGVDGAYQLSVRVDSGADVEQVADALKTQLKGVSGAEVQTGADARTETLTQATAGLDVFKYLLQGFAAIALLVGMITIANTFTILVAQRRRQLALLRAIGATPGQVTGRLLVESFLLGAIGSAAGLAVGFLVAWIGGQVTGSNYFGLTVVPAELGIAFGIGVLATMVSAVVPALRAARVKPLEALQVVPSAQQARRASVARLVVCLLFAALGVFLVVQSRAGGEWAMVWAVLAGFAITAAVLGGAPLYIAPLLRLVGRAFGWAGPTTRLAFANAARNPRRAASTATALMLAVGLIVTLQVALATMRTTGMEAIAREYPVDVAVSFADGAPEGVVDDLRETGGVAAVGTVPAKPVKAQDAVDDQSPTWAYAPQGAYDELGVTPPQGSMPSEGTAVAGDWSLVVPDGATTVTLPGADGDVTLKVVRSSSINYDAIAVSPATLDKLAGTAAVHQVWVQLQDRTSSSALNNVLKITDQFPEGTVDGGGAIMASLVSQVLDVMLIVLTALLGVAVLIALVGVGNTLGLSVIERQRESALLRALGMQRAGLRGMLVVEAIALVGIGTVIGLVAGVFFGWLGVSTAFSMMPEGVMDLRLSLDPWYTLGLILVCLIAAVLASILPGRRAANATPTEALAVE; the protein is encoded by the coding sequence ATGTGGCGCGAGGCAGTCAGTGAGCTCAGGCTCCACCCGTCGCGGTTCGTCGCGACGCTGCTGGCCATCGCGATCAGCGTCGGCTTCATCGCGGCCATCTCCGTGTTCATCAACTCCCAGCAGAACGCGATGGGCAAGCAGGCGGCGCTGCCGATCAGCACCTCTGACGCCGTCATCGCGCTCCCCGAGGGCGGTGGTGCACAGGCCGCGGAGTTGGCCGGTGCCGTCGACGGCGTGGCGTCCGTCGACCCCGTTCCCACTGGCGCCGTCAGCTTCCTGTCGAAGGGGGACCGCAGCGTCACCACCGAGCTCTATCCGGTGCCGGCCGAGCACGTGCGCTGGTCGCGGCTGGTCGACGGCGCGTACCCCGCGTCCGACGACGAGCTGGCGCTGTCCGAGGCCGCGGCCCGAGAACTCGGCGCCGCGATCGGCGACACCGTCGACCTTGAGGGCATGGACCAGCCGATGCGGCTGGTGGGCCTGACCGACGACCCGATGTCGCTGTTCACGGTCATCGGCTACGTCGCGCCATACGCCGATGGCGGCGTGGACGGCGCCTACCAGCTGTCCGTGCGGGTCGACTCCGGCGCAGATGTGGAGCAGGTCGCCGACGCGCTGAAGACCCAGTTGAAGGGCGTCTCCGGGGCGGAGGTCCAGACGGGGGCCGATGCCAGGACCGAGACCCTGACCCAGGCGACGGCCGGGCTCGACGTGTTCAAGTACCTGCTGCAGGGCTTCGCCGCCATCGCGCTGCTGGTCGGCATGATCACCATCGCGAACACCTTCACCATCCTGGTGGCCCAGCGACGCCGGCAGCTCGCGCTGCTGCGCGCCATCGGCGCCACGCCCGGCCAGGTGACCGGCAGGCTGCTCGTCGAGTCGTTCCTGCTCGGCGCCATCGGGTCAGCCGCGGGGCTCGCCGTCGGCTTCCTGGTGGCCTGGATCGGCGGCCAGGTCACGGGCTCGAACTACTTCGGGCTGACGGTGGTGCCTGCAGAGCTGGGCATCGCCTTCGGCATCGGAGTGCTCGCCACGATGGTCTCCGCCGTTGTGCCGGCGCTCCGGGCGGCCCGCGTGAAGCCGCTTGAGGCGCTGCAGGTCGTCCCCAGCGCCCAACAGGCGCGTCGCGCGAGCGTCGCCCGGCTGGTCGTCTGTCTGCTGTTCGCGGCGCTGGGTGTCTTCCTCGTGGTGCAGAGCCGCGCGGGCGGCGAATGGGCGATGGTGTGGGCGGTGCTCGCGGGCTTCGCGATCACGGCGGCGGTCCTCGGCGGCGCCCCGCTCTACATCGCGCCGCTGCTGCGCCTGGTCGGGCGCGCCTTCGGCTGGGCCGGGCCCACGACGCGGCTGGCCTTCGCGAATGCGGCCCGCAACCCTCGTCGGGCGGCGTCGACCGCCACCGCGCTGATGCTGGCCGTCGGCCTGATCGTCACGCTGCAGGTCGCGCTGGCGACCATGCGGACCACCGGCATGGAGGCCATTGCCCGCGAGTACCCCGTCGACGTGGCGGTGTCCTTCGCGGACGGGGCGCCTGAGGGTGTCGTCGACGATCTGCGGGAGACGGGCGGTGTCGCGGCCGTCGGGACGGTCCCGGCCAAGCCGGTCAAGGCGCAGGACGCCGTCGACGACCAGTCGCCGACCTGGGCCTACGCGCCGCAGGGCGCCTACGACGAACTCGGCGTCACCCCGCCGCAGGGGTCGATGCCCAGTGAGGGGACGGCGGTGGCCGGTGACTGGTCCCTGGTCGTGCCCGACGGTGCGACGACGGTCACGCTGCCCGGGGCCGACGGCGACGTGACGCTGAAGGTGGTGCGCAGCTCGTCGATCAACTACGACGCCATCGCGGTGTCCCCGGCGACCCTCGACAAGCTCGCCGGCACCGCCGCAGTGCACCAGGTCTGGGTCCAGCTCCAGGACCGCACCTCGTCGTCGGCGCTGAACAACGTGCTGAAGATCACCGACCAGTTCCCCGAGGGGACGGTGGACGGCGGCGGCGCCATCATGGCCTCGCTGGTCAGCCAGGTCCTCGACGTCATGCTGATCGTCCTGACGGCGCTGCTCGGCGTCGCGGTCCTCATCGCGCTCGTCGGGGTCGGCAACACGCTGGGGCTGTCGGTGATCGAACGGCAGCGCGAGTCGGCTCTGCTCCGGGCGCTCGGCATGCAACGTGCCGGTCTGCGCGGCATGCTCGTGGTCGAGGCGATCGCGCTGGTGGGCATCGGTACGGTCATCGGGCTGGTCGCCGGCGTCTTCTTCGGCTGGCTGGGCGTCTCGACGGCCTTCTCCATGATGCCGGAGGGGGTCATGGACCTGCGTCTGTCCCTCGACCCGTGGTACACGCTCGGCCTGATCCTGGTCTGCCTCATCGCGGCCGTGCTCGCGTCGATCCTGCCTGGCCGCCGCGCGGCCAACGCGACCCCGACCGAGGCCCTCGCCGTCGAGTGA
- a CDS encoding Nramp family divalent metal transporter → MPRRTAALLGPAFIAALAYVDPGNVAANLSAGAEFGYLLVWALVLACIMAMLVQYLSAKLGVVTGGSLSSIVHEDLGRRRGAKAWRALYAAQAIGVAIATDLAEIVGGAIALNLLFGLPLWVGALVVGLVALLSLQWMRTRGQRAFETLMMAVLAIIAVGFLLSLAWVPPDPREIVGGLLPRFDGAASIQIAAAMLGATVMPHAIYLHSQLARDKHSKSDEKVERLLKAQRLDVLLALTIAGVVNVSMLLFAAAGLQGAGVDSIEAGYHEIHSLVGSVPATIFAIGLLVSGVGSAIVGTDAGAGMIRDLVSPRITPMTRRLFTMIPAVAILVAGMSPTQALVDSQLVLSFGISFALVPLVMVTGSRRAMGEHRNPGWLSALAWLVVATVVALNVAVLVTAF, encoded by the coding sequence ATGCCCCGCCGGACAGCCGCACTGCTTGGACCCGCGTTCATCGCGGCGCTCGCCTACGTCGACCCCGGCAACGTGGCGGCGAACCTCAGCGCGGGCGCGGAGTTCGGCTACCTCCTCGTCTGGGCGCTCGTCCTCGCCTGCATCATGGCGATGCTCGTGCAGTATCTGTCGGCGAAACTCGGGGTGGTCACCGGCGGCTCCCTGAGCTCGATCGTGCACGAGGACCTCGGCAGGCGACGCGGTGCGAAGGCGTGGCGGGCCCTGTACGCGGCTCAGGCGATCGGCGTCGCCATCGCGACGGACCTCGCCGAGATCGTCGGCGGCGCCATCGCCCTGAACCTGCTGTTCGGGCTGCCCCTGTGGGTGGGCGCACTCGTGGTCGGTCTCGTCGCGCTGCTGTCGCTGCAGTGGATGCGGACCCGCGGCCAACGTGCCTTCGAGACGCTCATGATGGCCGTGCTGGCCATCATCGCCGTCGGTTTCCTGCTGAGCCTTGCGTGGGTGCCCCCGGACCCGAGGGAGATCGTCGGGGGCCTGCTCCCCCGCTTCGACGGCGCGGCCTCCATCCAGATCGCCGCCGCGATGCTCGGGGCCACCGTCATGCCGCACGCGATCTACCTGCACTCGCAGCTGGCCCGGGACAAGCACTCGAAGTCCGACGAGAAGGTCGAGCGCCTGCTGAAGGCACAGCGCCTGGATGTGCTGCTTGCGCTCACGATCGCCGGCGTCGTCAACGTGTCCATGCTGCTGTTCGCCGCCGCCGGCCTGCAGGGCGCGGGCGTGGACTCCATCGAGGCGGGCTACCACGAGATCCACTCGCTGGTGGGCTCGGTGCCCGCCACGATCTTCGCCATCGGGCTGCTCGTCTCCGGGGTCGGCTCGGCGATCGTCGGCACCGACGCCGGCGCGGGCATGATCCGCGACCTGGTGTCCCCGAGGATCACGCCGATGACCAGGCGGCTCTTCACGATGATCCCGGCCGTGGCGATCCTGGTGGCCGGCATGTCGCCGACGCAGGCTCTCGTCGATTCACAGCTCGTGCTGAGCTTCGGCATCAGCTTCGCGTTGGTCCCGCTCGTGATGGTCACCGGCTCGCGACGCGCGATGGGTGAGCACCGCAACCCCGGCTGGCTGTCGGCCCTCGCCTGGCTGGTGGTGGCCACCGTGGTGGCGCTGAACGTCGCGGTGCTGGTGACCGCCTTCTGA
- a CDS encoding ribose-phosphate diphosphokinase, producing the protein MLFSGRAYPDLAQEVAQLMDTTLVPTRALTYANSEIYVRFEESVRGCDAFVIQSHTAPVNEWVMEQLIMVDALKRASAKRITVVAPFYPYARQDKKHLGREPISARLVADLYKAAGADRIMSVDLHAAQIQGFFDGPVDHLWGLPVLADYVGEKYAGDDVCIVSPDAGRVRLADMWTDRLSCPLAIIHKRHDPNKANTVAVHEVVGDVVGKTCILVDDMIDTAGTIAQAAHALRERGAKRVIAAATHAVFSGPAAQRLNASGMEEIIVTNTLPIRTPEPIQNLKVLSIAPLIAKAIDAVFVDGSVTSLFGGNA; encoded by the coding sequence ATGCTTTTCAGCGGGCGCGCATACCCGGATCTGGCGCAGGAGGTGGCGCAGCTGATGGACACCACCCTGGTGCCGACGCGCGCGCTGACCTATGCGAACTCCGAGATCTACGTCCGCTTCGAGGAGTCGGTGCGCGGGTGTGACGCCTTCGTCATCCAGTCGCACACCGCTCCGGTGAACGAGTGGGTCATGGAGCAGCTCATCATGGTGGACGCCCTCAAGCGCGCCTCCGCCAAGCGCATCACGGTCGTCGCTCCGTTCTACCCCTATGCGCGCCAGGACAAGAAGCACCTCGGGCGTGAGCCCATCTCCGCCCGCCTGGTCGCGGACCTCTACAAGGCCGCCGGCGCGGACCGCATCATGTCCGTCGACCTGCACGCCGCGCAGATCCAGGGCTTCTTCGACGGGCCCGTCGACCACCTCTGGGGACTGCCGGTCCTCGCGGACTACGTCGGCGAGAAGTACGCCGGCGACGACGTCTGCATCGTCTCGCCCGACGCCGGACGCGTGCGGCTCGCGGACATGTGGACCGACCGGCTGAGCTGCCCGCTGGCCATCATCCACAAGCGCCACGATCCGAACAAGGCCAACACCGTGGCGGTGCACGAGGTCGTCGGTGACGTCGTCGGCAAGACGTGCATCCTCGTCGACGACATGATCGACACCGCCGGCACCATCGCGCAGGCGGCGCACGCGCTGCGTGAGCGAGGCGCCAAGCGCGTCATCGCCGCCGCGACGCACGCGGTGTTCTCCGGCCCTGCCGCCCAGCGCCTCAACGCGTCGGGCATGGAGGAGATCATCGTCACCAACACGCTGCCGATCCGCACGCCCGAGCCGATCCAGAACCTGAAGGTGCTGTCGATCGCGCCGCTGATCGCCAAGGCCATCGACGCCGTCTTCGTCGACGGCTCCGTCACCTCGCTGTTCGGCGGAAACGCCTGA
- the glmU gene encoding bifunctional UDP-N-acetylglucosamine diphosphorylase/glucosamine-1-phosphate N-acetyltransferase GlmU → MKSSTSKLLHEIAGRPMLSYAVSAAASLDPEHLVVVVGHLREQVEEHLAMHQAAVTTAVQEEQLGTGHAVQCGLSVLPELTGDIVVTYGDVPMLTGETLRQLVAVHRAHDNAATVLTARVPDPTGYGRVLRDGDAVVGIVEHKDATAEQRRIDEINSGIYVFTADTLRAGLASLKTDNAQAELYLTDVLHFAHERMQRVGALLIDDVWQTEGVNDRVQLARMNGEMNRRIRDRWMLDGVTMIDPSTTWIDVDVDLAPDVILYPGVILQGATTVGEGAHVGPDTTLMDVEVGPGAEVVRTHGSFAVIGAGAQVGPFSYLRPGTILGQGGKIGAFVETKNATIGDGAKVPHLTYCGDAIIDEGVNIGAGTIFANYDGTHKSTSHVGRDAFVGSNSVIVSPVDIGAGALIAAGSAVTEDVPPGALGIARGRQRNVEDWMAERRPGSKWADAAAQSDGTVHPAVTESREKKA, encoded by the coding sequence ATGAAATCGTCCACTTCCAAACTCCTCCACGAGATCGCCGGCAGGCCGATGCTGAGCTACGCCGTCTCGGCGGCGGCCTCGCTCGACCCCGAGCACCTCGTGGTGGTCGTCGGTCATCTCCGCGAGCAGGTCGAGGAACACCTCGCCATGCACCAGGCCGCTGTCACCACGGCGGTGCAGGAGGAGCAGCTCGGCACCGGCCATGCCGTGCAGTGCGGGCTCTCCGTGCTCCCAGAACTGACCGGCGACATCGTCGTGACCTACGGCGACGTCCCGATGCTGACGGGGGAGACGCTGCGTCAGCTGGTCGCTGTGCACCGCGCCCACGACAATGCGGCGACCGTGCTGACGGCCAGGGTGCCGGACCCCACCGGCTACGGCCGGGTGCTGCGTGACGGCGATGCCGTCGTCGGCATCGTCGAACACAAGGACGCGACCGCGGAGCAGCGGAGGATCGACGAGATCAACTCCGGTATCTACGTGTTCACGGCCGACACCCTCCGTGCGGGGCTCGCCTCGCTGAAGACGGACAATGCCCAGGCCGAGCTGTACCTCACCGACGTCCTGCACTTCGCCCACGAGCGCATGCAGCGCGTCGGGGCCCTCCTGATCGACGACGTCTGGCAGACAGAGGGTGTCAACGACCGGGTGCAGCTCGCACGCATGAACGGCGAGATGAACCGCCGCATCCGCGACCGGTGGATGCTCGACGGCGTCACGATGATCGACCCTTCGACCACCTGGATCGACGTCGACGTGGACCTGGCTCCCGACGTCATCCTCTACCCCGGCGTCATCCTGCAGGGAGCGACCACCGTCGGCGAGGGCGCCCACGTCGGGCCCGACACGACCCTGATGGACGTGGAGGTCGGCCCCGGCGCCGAGGTCGTCCGGACGCATGGGTCCTTCGCCGTGATCGGAGCGGGCGCCCAGGTCGGGCCCTTCTCGTATCTCCGGCCCGGAACCATCCTCGGCCAGGGCGGAAAGATCGGGGCCTTCGTCGAGACGAAGAACGCCACCATCGGCGACGGCGCCAAGGTGCCGCACCTGACCTACTGCGGCGACGCGATCATCGACGAGGGCGTCAACATCGGCGCCGGCACGATCTTCGCCAACTACGACGGCACGCACAAGTCGACCTCGCATGTCGGCAGGGACGCGTTCGTCGGATCGAACTCCGTCATCGTCAGCCCCGTCGACATCGGCGCGGGGGCGCTCATCGCAGCCGGATCGGCCGTCACTGAAGACGTGCCGCCCGGCGCCCTCGGCATCGCCAGGGGACGACAGCGCAACGTCGAGGACTGGATGGCCGAGCGCCGTCCGGGCTCCAAGTGGGCCGATGCCGCCGCGCAGAGCGACGGCACCGTTCATCCTGCAGTCACCGAGTCGCGAGAGAAGAAGGCCTGA